One Myxococcales bacterium genomic window, CGCGGGCCGTCATGACACCGACGGGCCCGAGGGAGAAGGCCCCGCCGGCGGAAGGAAAAGACGAGAGCGATGGCAGCTCGGTGATCGCGTTCTTCTTGGGGGGCCTCGCGCTCGGGGCCGTCGTCGTCGTGGGCATGCTCGTGTGGGCCTTCCGCTCGGGCGTGCTCCGGTGAGGAGCCTGCCCAACAATCGCCGGCAATTGGGCCGCATCGCACGGGAGAAGTATGCTCGCCGCGTGAGCGAAGCGCACCGCCCCTCCCCGCCGAATCGTGGCTCGTTGAACCACGGAAGAGCCCGCGCCATGGCGCGCCGCGGAGCGGTCGCCTCCGCGGTCCTGTGCGTTCTCGCCGTCGCCGCTTGCAGCGACGACACGGAAGGCGTCGATACCTTCTCGCCGAGCAAGTTCCCCGCGGCCTACGCGCAAGCCTTGTGCGGCAGCCTCGAGCACTGCTGCTCGGAGAACGGCATCGCCGCAAACTACGCCGCGTGCAGCAGCGGTTGGAAGGCCTACGTCGAGCAACTCTTGGCGGGGCCTTCGGCGCTGGTCAATTACGAGCCTCGAAAGGCCAAGGCCTGCGTCGACGCCGTTCGCGCCGCGGGCGCCGTATCGTGCGATCCGGTGCCCGGGAGCATCTCCGACGCGCGCGATACGTGCCTTCAGATCTTCGCGGGTAAAAAGCCGCTCGGCGCGCCCTGCTCCGCAGCGGCCGAGTGCGCGACGCTACCTGAGGGCGGCCGCGTCGGTTGCGAGATCCCCCCGGACGACGCCGTCGACGCCGGCGTGCTCCCGCTCAACGCGGCCATTGGCGCCATCGCCGCCAAGACCCCCGTGTGCACGCTCCTCGGCGAAGCGGGCCCGGGTGTTCCTTGCCTTGTGAGCCCCGCTAGCGTCCGTGGGAGCTGCGGCGAAGACCTCTTCTGCGACCCCAAGGTCCAGAAATGCGCGCCAAAGGGCGCCGTAGGAGCCCCCTGCATCCCCGGCTCCTGCGCGGCCGGCGGCGCGTGCGCGGCCGGCGGGCCCAACGCGGGCCTCTGCGTCCCGACCTCTCCGATCGGCGGACCGTGCGCCACACCGGAAGAATGTGACGGCACGTCGCGGTGCGACGCGGCGCAAGGCAAGTGCGTCGCGAAGAAGCTCGCGCCCGAGTCGTGTGGCAGCGCCGTCGATTGCGCCATCGGGATCTGCGACCGAGGCACTCAGAAGTGCCTCAAGAACGCCATCGCCACGAGCAACACCTGCGCAGGCAAAGCCGAATAGCGCTCAAGGGCCACTCTGTTTCGAGCGCGCTCACGCTTGGGATGCGCTCTACATCATCAGCCGTACGATGGGCGGCGCCGAGGCGACGTCGACGACGCCCCAGTCCCCCTCGAGGTGGTACGTCGCACCTTCGCGATAGAAGACGTCGATGTTCCCGAAGTCGACGCGGCCGTCGGCATCCCGGTACTTGCGCAGCGTCTTTCGTGCCCACTCGATCTTGGTCACGTTGCGAAACTCGAGCACACCGAGCCGGTAGCAATACCGGGCGGGCCGCTCCGGCGCTTGATACGCGGGATGCCCTTCCCTCAAGACGACCTGCACTGTGAAGCGTAAGAGGCCCGGGTCTTCCCCGATGCCCAGGACGTAGCTGTCCTCGAGGTAGACGTCCTTGAGCCCCACGAGCTTCCCGTAGTGGGCGCGTTGGCTGTGAGGCGGTGCATCCATCTGGCGCTATCGCGGTTCGCGGGCCTATCGCGCCTATCGCGTGGGCGTCCACCCGGTGCCTGCAGGCGCAGGAGGTGGCACCGCGCCGCCCCCAGCCGGCGAGTAGCCTCCCGCCTGCTTGGGGAAGGTCACCGTCGCCAGGAGTTTGTCCATGGCCTCGTCGAGGGCGGCCTCCTCATCGTGGGTCGAGGTGCCGGTGAACGTGATCACGTCCGACCCGGAGGCGGTCATGACGGAGCGCTGATGGAGCTCGGCGTGCTCGCTGGTCCAAGTGAACCGGTACTCCATGGCGGGCAGGCCACCGAGCGTTCGGTCTCCGCTCTCCATCAGGTCGAATCCTTCGAGGCGCCGCGCGAGCTCCATGATTTGGCGATCGGCGTAGCTGCGCAGCGTCTCGCCGGCCTTCAGCTTGTCCTTCGTCATCACGACGTTGGGCGAGAATTTCCCGGGCTCGACGGGAGCGGCGAAGGCCACGATGGTCTTGTCGTCCCAGCCCTCGGGCGCCTCAAAGCCCACCAGTTCGTTTCGAAAACCAGCCATCGTGTTCTCCTCAGTTAAGGTCGAAGAAGCGAGCGCAGTCGGTCGGCCGCCGCGGGGTCGCTCAGGTTCAGTATCACCACCTGCTCACGGGCGCCCTCGGCGTCGCCGGCACGGGAAAGCGCGACCCCCAAGTCGAACGTAAGCTCGAGATCTTGTGGAGCGAGTCGCGTCGCCTGTCGGTAGAGCTGAGCCGCCTCGGCATACCGACCAAGGCGACCGTAGGCGGCCGCCAAGTGCTTGTGGGTCGGGACGTGATCGGCGCGCAGGCGCAGCGCTTCGAGCAAGCACGCCACGGCGCGCTCGCCGTGCCCCAGCTTGTCGAGCTGCGCGCCGAGGTTCATGTACGTGTCAGGATCGCGACGGCCGAGGGTGATCGCGGCCTCGTACGACGCGACCGAGTCGGCTACGCGATTCGCGCGGGCGTAGGCGAGGCCGAGCGCGAGGCGAAAGTCTGCATCGGCGGGCAGAAGCGTGGCGGCCTGCTCGAAGCATCGAACGGCCTCCTGCACGCGGTCGAGCTTGACGAGCGCCGTCCCGAGTCCGAAGTAAGACTTGGCGTTCCGCGGGTCGAGCTGGACGGCGCGCTCGAGCGCCAGCCGACTTCGTTCTACGTCGCCACTCGCAAACAAGGTCGTGCCAAGGCGATACGTCGCCTCGACGTCGCTCGGCTCGGCCTTGACCACAATGGCGAAGGCCGTGACGGCCTGCTGCGGGTAGCCGCGGCGCTCGAGCAAGAAGCCGAGGAGACGCTGCGCGCCGATCTGCGTGGGGTCGATGCGGACGGCCTTTCGCAAGGCCGCGATGGCCTCCATGTCCTCGCCGCTCCGCTCTTGGGCGAGCCCCAAACCGAGCCAAGCGCGTGCGTCCTCCGCGTTGGCACGCACCGCTCGAGCGAACGCCGTGATGGCATCGCCGTATTCGCCTTGCTCGAGGAGAACCTCGCCGCGCGCTCGCGGAATCGACGAGTCGTGTGGGGCAAGGAGCGCCGCCTTCTTGAGCGTCGCGAGCGCGAGGTCCACGCGGTCGATGCCGCGCTGGCAGCGAGCGAGCGCCACGAGCACATCGGCGTCGTGCGCTTCGAGTTTGACGACGGCTTCGAAGGACGTCGCGGCGTCCTCGAAGGCGCCCTGCTTCTCCAGGATCCGCGCGAGCCGCAGGTGCGCATCGGCGAGGCGTCGATCCTTTTCGACCGCCTCGCGATACGCCGCCGCCGCGTCTTCCGGTCGCCCGGCCGCTTCATGCGCGCGCCCGCGAAGGTAGGCGGCGCGAGCTGAACGCCCCTGCAACCCTGCTTGGTCGATCGCCTCGAGGCTCTCGCGCCACTTGCCCACGCCTTGGAACGCCTCGGCGAGCATGAGTCGCGCCTCGCCGTCTTCGGGCCGGAGCCGCACCACGACGAGCAGCGCCTGCGCCGCTTCGTCGTGTTCCGACCCGACGAGGCACGCGCCTGCGAAGGCCTTCTGCGTGTCCGCGTCCTCGGGCGCGCCCGCGCAGCCTGACGCAAGCGATCGAGCGCCTCCTTTGGCTTGTCGAGGCGCATGAGGGCGCGCCCCAACCCTGCCAACGCCTCACCGTCGTCCGCCGAGACGACGAGCGCCGTGTCGAAGGCGCGCACCGCCTCTTCGAGCGCGTCGATCTCGAGCAGCATGCTCCCGAGCGTGGTGGCGGCGCCGGGGCTCGCAGCGTCGAGCTCGAAGGCGCGGCGCGCCGCCGCCACGGCGCCATCGACGCGCCCCACCTCGCGACGAGCCTTCGCAAGCTCGATGTAGACAGGGGCCTCTTCGCTACCGGCCGCCGCCGCCTTTTCGAGCGCTTCGAGGCCGGCCGCGTCGTTGGGCCTCGTGCGCCGCCGGAGGAGGCCGACCTTGGCCCAGAGCAGTCGACTCTCGGTGTCCAGCGTGAGCGCCTGCTCGTACGAGGCGAGCGCCTCGGCGGGCTTTTCGGTCTCTTCCAAGAGGCCACCCAAGGCCACGACGAAGCGTGCATCCGGAGAGAGAGCGACGGAACGACGCAGCGCATGAAACGCGTCCTCCGTGCGCCCCAGGGCGCGCAGCGCCTCGCCGTGCAGCCCGTGAGCCTCGGCGTCGTCGGGTCGCATGCGCGTCACCTTGGAGAAGGCGTCGGCCGCGTCGTGCAGCTCCTTCATGTCGAGGTACACGCGTCCGACCTCGCGTTGCGCGTCGACGTTCTCCGGCATGATCTCGATGACCGACCGGAAGGCCGACACGGCTTCGCCGCGCCGCTTGAGGCCCACGTACGCGCGAGCGAGCCCCAGCAGCGCATCGACCGACTTCGGCGCGAGGCGAACCACGCGCTCGTAGGTCTCGGCCGCTTCGCGCACGAAGCCGAGCTCGGCGCTGAGGTTCGCGAGCGTGCGCATCGCGCGTTCGTCATCGCGCGCCAACTCCGCCGCCTTCCGCGCGACTCGGAGTGCCTCGGTGCGCTCGCCGAGCGCGAGCCGAAGGCCGACAAGCTCGTAGAGCGCCTCGCCGTCGGCGTGGCCCGCGTCCTCGATGCGCTGAAGTTGGGCCGCCGCGTCGGCGTTGCGGCCGACCTTCTTGTAGAGCGCGGCGAGCCTGCGTCGAAGCGCGAACTGTGACGGGTCGGCTTGGAGGGCGCGCTCCAACGCCTGGACCGCCTCCGTGTCCTTGCCGAGCGCGTCATACGCGACGGCGATCTTTTGCAGCGCCTGACTGTCCTCGGGCTTCTGTTTGACGCTCGCCTCGAGGGCCTCGAGCATCTCTTCGCGACGCCCGCCCTTTTCGTGCAGCTTCGCGAGTTCGGTGTGAATGCCAGGAATGGTGGCGTCGATGCGAAGCGCTGTCTTGGCGGCGTGGACTGCTTCGTCAATGCGCCCCAGCGCCTCGTAGCAACGCCCGAGGTCGAGCCAAGTGGGAGCGTCATCGTTGTGTCGCTTGAGCGAGGCCTCGAAGGCCTCGGCCCCCTCCGCGTAGCGTTGGAGCTGCGCGCTGGTTCGCCCGAGCTCGCGCCAGACTTCGGCGTCGTCGGGGCGCAAGCGTGCGAGCTGCCGAAGCGCCAGCGCCGACTCGTCGAGCACGCCCGCGCGCGCGTACGCGCGGGCCGTCAGTTCGTACGCCCGGGCGTGATCCGGGGAGAGCCGCGTGACGCCTCGGAAGCACTCGGCGGCGTCGCGCGTGTGTCCGAGCGAATCGAGGACCAAGCCGCTTTGAAGGAGCGGCTCGGGATCGGCCGGCGTGAGCCGCATGGCCTCCTCGAAGCGCGCGAGCGCTTCGCTGGGCTTGCCCAGCTCCTTGAGCGCGAGGCCGAGCTCGAGGCGCGTCTGGGCGTCGCTCGGGAGCGCTTTTTCTGCTTCCGTGAGCTTGGCAACCGATTCTTCGACGCGGCCGAGGCGACGGAGGCCGATGCCCAAGAGCTTCAGCGTCAAGGCGTCGTTGGGGCGAAGCCAATCGGCTCGCTGCAAGACTTCAACGGCCCGCGCATCGCGCCCCGAATCGAGCGTCGCCAAGCCGAGCGACGTGTGAACGGCCGGGTCGTCGGCGCGGAGGGCCACAGCACGCTCGAGGGCCGCCATCGACTCGGCTGGTTTGCCGACGGCGCGGAGCGTGACCCCCAAGCGGTGCCAAGCCAACAGATCATCGCCGCGAATCTCCGTCGCGCGGCGATACGCGACCACGGCCTCGTCGCGCCGGTTGAGCCGCGCGAGGACGTCGCCACGTTCGATCTGAACGGCGCCCTGCGCCGGGTCGAGCGCGAGCGCTCGGTCGAATGCGGCCAGCGCATCGTCGGGCTTGTCGAGCTCGACGAGCGTCCGAGCGAGGCCGAGCGACGCCTCACGGTCGGAGGGTGCGAGAGCCAACACCTGGCGAAACGCGTCGACGGCTTCGGGCATGCGCCCGAGCGCGCGGAGCGAGCGGGACAGGAGCCGATAGGCGGGCGCGTTGCGCTCGAGGTTGAGCGCCGCCTTCAACGCATCCACGGCTTCGCCATGCCGCTGCGTGGCGCCGAGGATGGCACCGAGACGAAGCCACGCGTCGGCCCAGTCGGCCTTGA contains:
- a CDS encoding DUF1795 domain-containing protein, translated to MAGFRNELVGFEAPEGWDDKTIVAFAAPVEPGKFSPNVVMTKDKLKAGETLRSYADRQIMELARRLEGFDLMESGDRTLGGLPAMEYRFTWTSEHAELHQRSVMTASGSDVITFTGTSTHDEEAALDEAMDKLLATVTFPKQAGGYSPAGGGAVPPPAPAGTGWTPTR
- a CDS encoding tetratricopeptide repeat protein, giving the protein MNLGAQLDKLGHGERAVACLLEALRLRADHVPTHKHLAAAYGRLGRYAEAAQLYRQATRLAPQDLELTFDLGVALSRAGDAEGAREQVVILNLSDPAAADRLRSLLRP
- a CDS encoding tetratricopeptide repeat protein — protein: MSDRQLEETIDLLKTQLLIQPNDPYKRFRLGVAYSNYGSPTEAVVNFERAIRAKPDFGEAYYELGLAAEKAGKLEQAATAWVAGRSHFDRVDLHRSLARVAKSLGRPPLTFEAYEGVLRHAPDDRDAVREAGRLAFELERYEPAAAYLNKAVVHEPTAELLLWLGVANLALGKWGPARAALSEASGADPKSLDARLGLARASEQLNDVDGAIAALREAVAIAPGYIAARLALGRLFARVGRHREAIDALSQTQGMVTSSHPGPKLPSLAPASSAAAVEVALGTAYRWAGFPAQSEAAFRRALALEPQNPDVYAGLGIALLETGQSLLAIEALERAVQLNAQNGEAWAQLGVAYQRIGRPADAAVALQRAQTLRPDDPLVLFALGVNHQERQHLEEALATFRRVVGIKADWADAWLRLGAILGATQRHGEAVDALKAALNLERNAPAYRLLSRSLRALGRMPEAVDAFRQVLALAPSDREASLGLARTLVELDKPDDALAAFDRALALDPAQGAVQIERGDVLARLNRRDEAVVAYRRATEIRGDDLLAWHRLGVTLRAVGKPAESMAALERAVALRADDPAVHTSLGLATLDSGRDARAVEVLQRADWLRPNDALTLKLLGIGLRRLGRVEESVAKLTEAEKALPSDAQTRLELGLALKELGKPSEALARFEEAMRLTPADPEPLLQSGLVLDSLGHTRDAAECFRGVTRLSPDHARAYELTARAYARAGVLDESALALRQLARLRPDDAEVWRELGRTSAQLQRYAEGAEAFEASLKRHNDDAPTWLDLGRCYEALGRIDEAVHAAKTALRIDATIPGIHTELAKLHEKGGRREEMLEALEASVKQKPEDSQALQKIAVAYDALGKDTEAVQALERALQADPSQFALRRRLAALYKKVGRNADAAAQLQRIEDAGHADGEALYELVGLRLALGERTEALRVARKAAELARDDERAMRTLANLSAELGFVREAAETYERVVRLAPKSVDALLGLARAYVGLKRRGEAVSAFRSVIEIMPENVDAQREVGRVYLDMKELHDAADAFSKVTRMRPDDAEAHGLHGEALRALGRTEDAFHALRRSVALSPDARFVVALGGLLEETEKPAEALASYEQALTLDTESRLLWAKVGLLRRRTRPNDAAGLEALEKAAAAGSEEAPVYIELAKARREVGRVDGAVAAARRAFELDAASPGAATTLGSMLLEIDALEEAVRAFDTALVVSADDGEALAGLGRALMRLDKPKEALDRLRQAARARPRTRTRRRPSQARASSGRNTTKRRRRCSSWCGSGPKTARRDSCSPRRSKAWASGARASRRSTKQGCRGVQLAPPTFAGARMKRPGDRKTRRRRIARRSKRIDASPMRTCGSRGSWRSRAPSRTPRRPSKPSSNSKRTTPMCSWRSLAASAASTAWTSRSRRSRRRRSLPHTTRRFRERAARFSSSKANTAMPSRRSLERCVPTRRTHALGSVWGSPKSGAARTWRPSRPCERPSASTPRRSARSVSSASCSSAAATRSRPSRPSPLWSRPSRATSRRRIALARPCLRVAT